One Mesotoga infera DNA segment encodes these proteins:
- a CDS encoding IclR family transcriptional regulator gives MKDYQNKSLEKALSILDCFSREKRELSATEIAKMLGLNLSSIYPLLATLSRFDYITRKENGKYSLGISLVVKGNLVISSLSLIEVARGPLQDLAHEYQGNTHLAILNNYKALIVDRALASDRVFINSIIGYEIPLYCTSLGRALLSQMNDEEITNYLSSEELRKFTPSTLTDPEKLLQEAKNARLRGYVVLDEEFTPGEVCFAAPVFDSQGKAIASVNLALSKLRKLKEHERYGLRIRQTAMQISSYLGYTGPVTG, from the coding sequence TTGAAAGACTATCAGAATAAGTCACTGGAAAAGGCACTCAGCATTCTCGACTGCTTCTCAAGAGAGAAAAGGGAGTTGAGCGCAACAGAGATTGCCAAAATGCTTGGGCTTAACCTCAGCAGCATTTACCCGCTGCTTGCAACTCTTTCCAGATTCGATTACATTACCAGGAAAGAGAACGGCAAGTATTCTCTCGGTATAAGTCTTGTTGTGAAGGGAAATCTTGTTATATCCAGTCTTAGCCTGATTGAAGTGGCAAGGGGTCCATTGCAGGATCTGGCGCATGAATACCAGGGAAACACTCATCTTGCAATCCTCAACAACTACAAGGCCTTAATAGTCGACAGGGCACTGGCATCGGACAGAGTCTTCATAAACAGTATAATCGGCTACGAAATCCCACTTTACTGTACTTCTCTGGGACGGGCGCTTCTATCACAGATGAACGATGAGGAAATAACGAACTACCTGTCAAGTGAAGAACTTAGAAAATTTACTCCCTCGACTCTCACAGATCCTGAGAAGCTTTTGCAAGAAGCTAAGAATGCCAGACTCAGAGGCTATGTTGTTCTTGATGAAGAGTTCACTCCCGGTGAAGTATGCTTTGCTGCCCCTGTCTTTGATTCTCAGGGAAAAGCAATCGCTTCGGTTAATCTGGCCCTCAGCAAATTGAGGAAGCTCAAGGAGCACGAGAGATACGGCCTGCGAATCAGACAGACAGCGATGCAGATCTCAAGCTATCTCGGTTACACCGGCCCCGTGACCGGCTGA